A genomic stretch from Candidatus Amarolinea dominans includes:
- a CDS encoding PAS domain S-box protein, with protein MKFTKDLFPPETSPLILREAMTAVLATLVIISLGLYFRGLGLISARAFFILIAAFALVNLLTIRLSFYLVRRREMRLQYHRQLLRALNQVSDVLISSLPVQEVLQTTADQIAQAFDVRTVAMYVLDSKRQTLELPVVVGASAPLRQRLHEHPLAQRTLAENGPVINTLLADNEASAAPGAASVLFWAMSVPMAAGSNLLGAILVANHTPPRLPDELGEILQTLGRQLGTCLERAEAYQRLQAEQQSLAQRIADSADAIWVLDHNGHLLQFNQSANALTGYVAAAVIGQPWTDFVPLEQQANFQRMLDSVLDGDHQIWESSWRHRDGAWLLLELGATRMAGMATEPGVQLIARDVGARTAAQRMRSEFMAAVSHELRTPLSSVMGYAELLTTGMAGDLTGEQTEYAGIILKNTQRMQRLVNDLLEVSKLEAGQLALTMETVDLSMLASGVVDALRPLLNADGMQIEVDLAPDLPAVHGDQPRLEQVLTNLLANASKYSPSGGLIRLVGYRHAPAADPLRLQLALPANASGWAIIAVIDQGMGIPPAEIPGLFHRFHRGQTARAQRVDGSGLGLYLARSIVEAHHGHVGVSSEVDKGSIFWVALPASG; from the coding sequence GTGAAATTCACAAAAGACCTGTTTCCTCCGGAGACTTCGCCTCTCATCTTGCGCGAAGCAATGACTGCCGTTCTGGCGACCCTGGTCATCATCAGCCTGGGCCTCTACTTTCGCGGGCTGGGCTTGATCTCCGCACGCGCTTTTTTCATCTTGATCGCCGCCTTCGCTCTCGTCAATCTGCTGACCATCCGCCTCAGCTTCTACCTGGTGCGCCGGCGTGAAATGCGCTTGCAGTATCATCGCCAACTGCTGCGCGCCCTCAACCAGGTCAGCGATGTGCTGATCTCCTCGCTGCCCGTGCAGGAAGTGCTGCAGACAACGGCCGATCAAATTGCGCAAGCCTTCGATGTACGTACGGTGGCGATGTATGTTCTCGACAGCAAGCGCCAGACGCTCGAGCTGCCGGTGGTGGTCGGCGCTTCGGCCCCGCTGCGCCAGCGCCTGCACGAACATCCCTTGGCACAGCGTACCCTGGCCGAAAATGGCCCGGTCATCAACACGCTGCTTGCCGATAACGAGGCGTCCGCAGCGCCGGGGGCAGCCAGCGTCCTGTTCTGGGCTATGAGTGTGCCTATGGCCGCGGGCAGCAATCTCCTGGGCGCCATCCTGGTTGCTAATCACACGCCGCCACGCCTGCCCGACGAGTTGGGCGAGATTCTGCAGACGCTCGGTCGCCAATTGGGTACGTGCCTGGAACGAGCTGAGGCGTATCAACGCCTGCAAGCTGAACAACAAAGTCTGGCCCAACGCATCGCTGATTCGGCCGATGCCATCTGGGTGCTCGATCACAACGGCCACTTGCTGCAGTTCAACCAGAGCGCCAACGCGTTGACCGGTTATGTCGCCGCGGCCGTCATCGGGCAGCCGTGGACCGATTTCGTGCCCCTGGAGCAGCAGGCCAACTTCCAGCGCATGCTCGATTCGGTGCTGGACGGCGACCACCAGATTTGGGAAAGCAGTTGGCGACACCGCGACGGCGCCTGGCTGCTGTTGGAGCTTGGGGCCACGCGGATGGCGGGCATGGCCACTGAACCCGGCGTGCAGTTGATCGCGCGTGACGTGGGCGCACGCACCGCCGCGCAGCGCATGCGTTCGGAGTTCATGGCCGCGGTCTCGCATGAGCTGCGCACACCGCTCTCCTCGGTGATGGGCTATGCGGAACTGCTCACCACCGGTATGGCCGGGGATTTGACGGGCGAGCAGACAGAGTACGCCGGCATCATTCTGAAGAACACGCAGCGCATGCAGCGCCTGGTCAACGACCTGTTAGAAGTATCCAAGCTGGAGGCCGGCCAGTTGGCGTTGACCATGGAGACGGTGGACCTGAGCATGCTGGCGAGCGGGGTCGTAGATGCCCTGAGGCCGTTGCTGAACGCCGATGGGATGCAGATCGAGGTTGACCTGGCGCCCGACCTGCCCGCAGTACACGGCGATCAACCACGCCTGGAGCAGGTGCTGACCAATCTGCTGGCGAACGCTTCCAAGTACAGCCCATCCGGCGGCCTGATTCGCCTGGTGGGGTATCGCCACGCGCCCGCCGCCGACCCGCTGCGGTTGCAGTTGGCTCTGCCGGCCAATGCCAGCGGTTGGGCCATCATCGCCGTGATTGACCAGGGCATGGGGATTCCGCCCGCAGAAATACCGGGGCTTTTCCACCGCTTTCATCGCGGCCAGACCGCACGCGCCCAGCGCGTGGATGGCAGCGGCCTGGGGCTTTACCTGGCGCGCAGTATTGTCGAGGCGCATCACGGTCACGTTGGCGTCAGCAGCGAGGTTGACAAAGGCAGCATCTTCTGGGTTGCGCTGCCGGCATCTGGATGA
- a CDS encoding FAD binding domain-containing protein has protein sequence MHLAEYHRPVDVMTVRRLLARTPAVALLAGGTTLVPELMAGAADTVVDLCDLPLAFADIHPDGLHLGALLTLASLTPASAAASWANGLLARAAQAAGPINRRNVATVGGLVARADSTSIFWLALLALEAQAIVVAADGPPRQVALRTLADMPADASALQGHLLLEVLLPQRLAQARYGLATVARTPRDEAIVAAVAVVTPTRTTVTVVLGGATGQPLVLSGLQEFTPDPARLPEALADLLARQEMVSDFRGSADYRRQMAGILARRALSQALV, from the coding sequence ATGCATCTTGCCGAATACCATCGCCCCGTTGATGTGATGACCGTGCGCCGCCTGCTGGCGCGGACCCCGGCCGTGGCCCTGCTGGCCGGCGGTACCACCCTGGTGCCAGAATTGATGGCTGGCGCCGCCGACACCGTGGTGGACCTGTGCGATTTGCCGCTCGCTTTCGCCGACATCCACCCGGATGGTCTGCATCTCGGCGCGCTGCTGACGCTGGCCAGCCTGACGCCTGCCTCCGCGGCCGCTAGTTGGGCCAACGGACTGCTGGCGCGTGCGGCGCAGGCTGCAGGCCCCATCAATCGCCGCAATGTGGCGACCGTCGGCGGCCTGGTCGCGCGGGCCGATTCCACATCCATCTTCTGGCTTGCGCTCCTCGCCCTGGAAGCGCAGGCGATTGTCGTGGCTGCCGACGGCCCGCCGCGCCAGGTTGCCCTGCGCACCCTGGCCGACATGCCGGCCGACGCGTCGGCGCTGCAAGGACATCTGCTGTTGGAGGTGCTGCTGCCCCAGCGCCTGGCTCAAGCCCGGTATGGCCTGGCGACGGTGGCGCGCACGCCGCGCGATGAGGCCATCGTGGCCGCGGTCGCGGTCGTCACCCCCACTCGGACCACCGTCACCGTTGTTCTGGGCGGCGCGACCGGCCAGCCCCTGGTACTCAGCGGCCTGCAGGAGTTCACACCGGATCCGGCCCGGCTGCCGGAGGCGCTGGCTGATTTGTTGGCCAGGCAGGAGATGGTGTCAGACTTTCGGGGCAGCGCCGATTACCGGCGCCAGATGGCTGGCATTCTGGCGCGGCGCGCCCTGTCGCAGGCGCTGGTCTGA
- a CDS encoding YbhB/YbcL family Raf kinase inhibitor-like protein: MAFILETSAFRDGDMIPARCTCEGANVSPALTWRGAPPGVQSFVLIVDDPDAPRGTWTHWTLFNLPVTLDQLAEGWQPGGPGVSGRNDSGETGYSGPYPPRGHGLHRYYFRLYALDAASLPLHAGVARAELERALAGHVLGQAQVMGKYERK, from the coding sequence ATGGCGTTTATCTTGGAGACAAGTGCATTTCGCGATGGCGATATGATCCCCGCGCGGTGTACCTGCGAGGGGGCCAATGTGTCGCCGGCGCTGACCTGGCGCGGCGCGCCGCCTGGCGTGCAGAGTTTTGTGTTGATTGTGGATGATCCCGATGCGCCGCGCGGGACTTGGACCCACTGGACGCTGTTCAATTTGCCGGTCACGCTCGATCAATTGGCGGAAGGCTGGCAACCCGGCGGCCCAGGCGTCAGCGGTCGCAACGACTCTGGCGAAACGGGCTACAGCGGGCCTTATCCCCCGCGTGGACATGGCCTGCATCGCTACTACTTTCGCCTGTATGCCCTGGACGCGGCCTCCTTGCCTCTGCATGCAGGCGTTGCGCGTGCCGAACTGGAGCGCGCGCTCGCCGGTCATGTGCTGGGCCAGGCCCAGGTCATGGGCAAGTACGAGCGCAAGTAA
- the rlmB gene encoding 23S rRNA (guanosine(2251)-2'-O)-methyltransferase RlmB, which produces MATFASEWLFGRQAVREMLRARRRRVQRIVLAKGSQRSGIMAELIALAQTAHCPAAEGDRAWLDQISAGANHQGVVAEVSAYPYSEMDAILADAGEAPLLLALDHVQDPQNLGTLLRTAEAVGVHGVLLPDRRAAGITATVSNASAGAVEHLHIAQVVNLTRALQDLKAQRLWVAGLEVDAQAIPFDQADLGGPLVLVVGSEGQGLSRLVRETCDWLISLPMVGQVESLNVAVAGSIVLYAAHSARRL; this is translated from the coding sequence ATGGCAACTTTCGCCAGTGAATGGCTTTTTGGCCGTCAGGCAGTGCGGGAGATGTTGCGTGCGCGCCGGCGCCGGGTGCAGCGCATCGTGCTGGCCAAAGGCAGCCAGCGCAGCGGCATCATGGCAGAGCTGATCGCGCTGGCGCAAACGGCTCACTGCCCGGCGGCTGAAGGCGACCGCGCATGGCTCGACCAGATCAGCGCCGGCGCCAACCATCAGGGGGTCGTGGCCGAGGTGTCTGCCTATCCCTACAGCGAGATGGACGCCATCCTGGCTGACGCTGGTGAGGCGCCGCTGCTGCTGGCCCTGGATCATGTGCAGGATCCACAAAACCTGGGCACGTTGTTGCGCACGGCCGAAGCGGTGGGCGTGCATGGCGTGCTGCTGCCCGATCGCCGCGCGGCGGGCATCACGGCCACGGTCAGCAACGCGTCGGCGGGCGCGGTGGAGCATCTGCACATCGCCCAGGTCGTCAACCTGACGCGGGCCTTGCAGGATCTGAAGGCCCAGCGTTTGTGGGTGGCCGGGCTGGAAGTGGATGCGCAGGCCATTCCGTTCGATCAGGCCGACCTGGGCGGCCCGCTTGTCCTGGTGGTGGGCAGCGAAGGCCAGGGGTTGAGTCGCCTGGTGCGTGAAACGTGCGATTGGCTGATCAGCCTGCCCATGGTCGGCCAGGTGGAATCGCTCAACGTGGCCGTCGCCGGCTCGATCGTGCTCTACGCCGCCCACAGCGCACGACGCCTGTAA
- a CDS encoding cysteine--tRNA ligase yields the protein MALQIYNSLTRQKEDFVPLHGDHVGIYVCGPTVYGLAHVGHAKSYISFDIAVRYLRYIGYKVRYVQNITDVGHLTDDADEGEDKLVRKARFDRVHPMELAESYTRSYFTDMDMLNVGRPDIVPRASGHIPEQIVQIEQLITTGHAYVVNGSVYFSVESDPDYGKLSGRRVEDQEEGARVAINPEKRNPADFALWKRAEPAHILQWPSPWGAGYPGWHIECSAMSTKYLGQPFDIHGGGLENKFPHHEAEIAQAECASNDTPFARFWMHNNMVTVNGIKMGKSLGNYTTIQDAFKIVEPLALRFFVLSTHYRSSTDFSTGALEGAQKGYSRLLGAVRLVKQKLSAAADTGDMPAAVAGLLDATRARFRAAMDDDFNTAGAIAELFDFSRETNTLLNAATLPNRATVAALDSLYAELVGTVLGLLPAEGDNNSRLALLAVTDGLVAYLIELRNEARQQKQWAQADAIRNRLKDLGVALEDGAQGTGWRLAAG from the coding sequence ATGGCTCTGCAAATCTATAACTCGCTCACACGGCAAAAAGAAGATTTCGTTCCCCTGCATGGCGACCATGTGGGAATCTACGTCTGCGGTCCGACCGTCTATGGCCTGGCGCACGTCGGCCATGCCAAGAGTTACATCAGCTTCGACATCGCAGTGCGCTATCTGCGCTACATCGGCTACAAAGTGCGCTATGTGCAGAACATCACCGATGTCGGCCATCTGACCGATGACGCGGATGAAGGCGAAGACAAGCTCGTGAGGAAGGCGCGCTTCGACCGCGTACATCCGATGGAACTGGCCGAAAGCTACACGCGCAGCTACTTCACCGACATGGACATGCTCAACGTGGGGCGGCCCGACATCGTTCCTCGCGCCAGCGGGCATATCCCTGAGCAGATTGTGCAGATCGAACAACTGATCACGACCGGCCATGCCTACGTGGTCAACGGTTCGGTCTACTTCAGCGTAGAGAGCGACCCCGACTACGGCAAACTCTCCGGCCGGCGTGTGGAAGACCAGGAAGAAGGCGCGCGCGTGGCCATCAACCCGGAGAAGCGCAATCCAGCCGATTTTGCCCTTTGGAAGCGTGCCGAGCCGGCGCACATCCTGCAATGGCCCTCGCCCTGGGGCGCGGGCTACCCCGGCTGGCACATCGAGTGCTCGGCCATGTCCACCAAGTACCTGGGACAGCCGTTCGACATCCATGGCGGGGGCCTGGAGAACAAGTTTCCCCACCACGAAGCCGAGATTGCCCAGGCCGAATGTGCCAGCAACGACACGCCGTTCGCGCGCTTCTGGATGCACAACAACATGGTGACGGTCAACGGCATCAAGATGGGCAAATCGCTGGGCAACTACACCACCATCCAGGACGCCTTCAAGATCGTCGAACCCCTGGCGCTGCGCTTCTTTGTGCTCAGCACGCACTACCGCTCCAGCACCGACTTCAGCACCGGCGCCCTGGAAGGCGCGCAAAAGGGCTACAGCCGCCTCCTGGGCGCGGTGCGCCTCGTCAAACAAAAACTGAGCGCGGCCGCGGACACGGGTGACATGCCGGCTGCTGTGGCCGGGCTGCTAGACGCGACACGCGCGCGCTTTCGCGCGGCCATGGATGATGATTTCAATACCGCGGGCGCTATCGCCGAGTTGTTCGATTTCAGTCGCGAGACGAACACGCTGCTCAATGCCGCCACGCTGCCCAACCGGGCCACGGTGGCGGCGCTGGACAGCCTGTATGCAGAACTGGTCGGCACGGTGCTGGGCCTGCTGCCCGCCGAGGGTGACAACAACAGCAGGCTGGCCTTGCTGGCCGTGACCGATGGCCTGGTCGCCTATCTGATCGAATTGCGCAACGAGGCCCGTCAGCAAAAGCAGTGGGCGCAGGCGGACGCCATTCGCAACCGACTCAAAGACCTGGGCGTGGCGCTGGAAGACGGTGCGCAAGGCACCGGCTGGCGCCTGGCCGCCGGCTGA
- a CDS encoding TRAM domain-containing protein, whose product MELAGTSALTGESIRWVAPLTAVGGLIGALLAPWLTTVPARWARLNVRQIPAQQILAAAIGLVVGLMIAALLAWPLSFLPSPFGKLLPAIGALVFAYLGTIVMVLRQKDIFALLGARWSASAALQEHTPVLLDTSVIIDGRIADICQTGFIRGPMIVPRFVLNELQHIADSADPLRRNRGRRGLDMLNKMQHESAVPVIISDLDVDGVRQVDDKLVQLGKQLGCPVVTNDFNLNQVAGLQGVVVLNINALANAVKSVVLPGETMRVRVIQEGKENSQGVAYLDDGTMVVVENGYRYMNSSLDVVVTKVLQTNAGRMLFAQPHTN is encoded by the coding sequence ATGGAGTTGGCAGGAACGTCAGCGCTGACGGGTGAATCCATCCGCTGGGTTGCACCGTTGACGGCTGTTGGCGGCCTGATAGGGGCCTTGTTGGCGCCCTGGTTGACCACCGTGCCCGCTCGCTGGGCGCGGCTCAACGTTCGCCAAATCCCAGCGCAGCAGATTCTGGCGGCTGCGATCGGGCTGGTGGTCGGCTTGATGATCGCCGCCTTGCTGGCCTGGCCCCTATCGTTCTTGCCCTCTCCATTCGGAAAACTCCTGCCTGCGATTGGCGCCCTGGTTTTTGCCTACTTGGGCACTATCGTGATGGTCCTGCGCCAAAAGGACATCTTTGCGCTCTTGGGCGCACGCTGGTCAGCTTCGGCCGCGCTGCAGGAACATACCCCGGTGCTGCTCGATACCAGTGTCATCATTGATGGACGCATTGCCGACATCTGTCAAACCGGCTTCATTCGAGGCCCGATGATCGTGCCGCGCTTCGTCCTCAATGAACTTCAACACATTGCTGATTCAGCAGACCCGCTGCGCCGCAACCGCGGGCGCCGCGGGCTGGACATGCTCAACAAGATGCAGCACGAGTCCGCGGTGCCAGTCATCATCAGCGATCTCGATGTGGACGGCGTCCGTCAGGTGGATGACAAACTCGTGCAGTTGGGCAAACAGCTCGGCTGCCCGGTCGTCACCAACGATTTCAATCTCAACCAGGTCGCCGGGCTGCAGGGCGTGGTTGTGCTCAATATCAATGCCCTGGCCAACGCCGTCAAGTCGGTCGTATTGCCGGGCGAAACGATGCGCGTACGCGTCATTCAGGAAGGCAAAGAGAACAGCCAGGGCGTTGCCTACCTGGACGATGGCACTATGGTGGTGGTTGAGAACGGCTACCGCTACATGAACAGCAGCCTGGATGTGGTGGTGACCAAGGTGCTGCAAACCAATGCCGGGCGCATGTTGTTCGCCCAACCACACACGAATTGA
- the nadD gene encoding nicotinate (nicotinamide) nucleotide adenylyltransferase, which yields MRVGIFGGTFDPPHIGHLILAEEAWFQLKLDAVIIVPAGDPPHKRNRRLSAAASRVRMVKAAIVGNDHFVLSRVDVDRPGPHYTIDMVRLLRDSLPAGSELFFLMGSDSLRDLPNWHLADRLVANCRLVALARHDVTLDWEYLEGALPGLHARVIQLDMPELEIASHILQERIRTGQPIRYQVPEAVEAIIAAEGLYREAAE from the coding sequence ATGCGTGTAGGAATTTTCGGTGGCACCTTCGACCCGCCGCACATCGGTCACCTGATCCTGGCCGAAGAGGCCTGGTTTCAACTCAAGCTCGATGCCGTCATCATCGTGCCGGCCGGCGACCCGCCGCACAAGCGCAATCGGCGCCTGTCCGCAGCCGCCAGCCGGGTGCGCATGGTGAAGGCGGCCATTGTGGGCAACGATCATTTCGTACTCTCACGCGTGGATGTGGATCGCCCCGGCCCACACTACACGATTGACATGGTGCGCCTGCTGCGCGATAGCCTGCCGGCTGGTAGCGAATTGTTTTTCCTGATGGGATCCGATTCCCTGCGTGACCTGCCCAACTGGCACCTGGCCGATCGCCTGGTAGCCAACTGCCGCCTGGTGGCGTTGGCGCGCCATGATGTGACGCTGGACTGGGAATATCTGGAGGGCGCGCTGCCCGGTCTGCATGCACGCGTCATTCAGCTGGATATGCCGGAGTTGGAAATCGCCTCGCACATCCTGCAAGAGCGTATCCGCACCGGCCAGCCCATCCGCTACCAGGTGCCGGAAGCCGTTGAGGCCATCATTGCGGCTGAAGGCCTGTACCGCGAAGCCGCCGAATGA